The following are encoded together in the Planctobacterium marinum genome:
- a CDS encoding glutathionylspermidine synthase family protein, whose translation MIRLPTQQRPNWRQQADEFGFKFHTMYGQPYWDESAYYQFTLQQIEQQVEDPTEELHQMCLQAVDKVVRDDYWLQKFKIPEPFWQSIADAWRDKTPSLYSRLDLVFHKDKPVKLLENNADTPTSLYESGFWQWLWLEDMVNAGKISKAADQYNSLQEKLIAQLKTIQNWYKAETIHFACCKDTDEDRGTVQYLQDCASASDINNKFVFIEDIGLADTGYFTDLEDNAIALMFKLYPWEFMMQEEFGTAIIESPTQWIEPMWKAVLSNKALLPLLWRMFPNHPNLLPAWFEEDLAKADENKLVKKPLFSREGANISVIENGNVRHTVDGPYGKEGYIYQAWYPLPQFGDNHTLIGSWLVDDKPAGISIREDTQPITQDLSRYLPHIIL comes from the coding sequence ATGATCCGGCTACCTACCCAGCAACGGCCAAACTGGCGCCAACAGGCTGATGAATTTGGCTTTAAATTTCATACAATGTACGGCCAGCCCTATTGGGACGAAAGCGCCTATTATCAGTTTACCTTGCAGCAAATTGAACAGCAGGTCGAAGATCCCACCGAAGAACTTCATCAAATGTGCTTGCAAGCCGTAGACAAGGTAGTTCGCGATGACTACTGGTTGCAAAAGTTCAAAATACCCGAGCCATTCTGGCAGAGCATTGCCGATGCCTGGCGTGATAAAACACCATCCTTGTATTCCCGTCTGGACCTGGTGTTTCACAAAGATAAACCGGTCAAATTACTGGAAAACAACGCCGATACACCCACCAGCTTGTACGAATCGGGGTTCTGGCAATGGCTGTGGCTGGAGGATATGGTGAATGCGGGAAAAATCAGCAAAGCGGCGGACCAGTATAATTCGTTGCAGGAGAAATTAATTGCTCAATTAAAAACTATTCAAAACTGGTATAAGGCAGAGACTATCCACTTTGCCTGTTGCAAAGACACGGATGAAGACCGAGGCACAGTGCAATATTTACAGGATTGCGCCAGCGCGAGTGACATCAACAACAAATTTGTTTTTATCGAAGATATTGGCCTTGCAGATACCGGCTATTTTACCGATCTTGAGGATAACGCCATCGCCCTGATGTTTAAGCTCTACCCGTGGGAGTTTATGATGCAGGAAGAGTTTGGTACTGCCATCATCGAATCGCCTACCCAATGGATTGAACCCATGTGGAAGGCAGTATTGTCTAACAAGGCTTTGCTTCCCTTACTATGGCGGATGTTTCCCAATCATCCTAACCTGCTACCCGCCTGGTTTGAAGAAGACCTGGCTAAAGCAGATGAAAACAAGCTAGTGAAAAAACCCTTGTTTTCTCGTGAAGGCGCCAACATATCCGTGATTGAAAATGGCAATGTTCGCCACACCGTCGATGGCCCTTATGGTAAGGAAGGTTATATCTACCAGGCATGGTATCCACTGCCACAATTCGGTGACAACCATACCTTAATCGGCTCCTGGTTAGTGGATGATAAACCGGCAGGTATTTCCATTCGCGAAGATACGCAGCCTATAACTCAGGACCTATCTCGTTATTTGCCGCATATTATTTTGTGA
- a CDS encoding substrate-binding periplasmic protein → MEAIVAYFSGLNNSHVKAGIQRLNCSESGDNNAFFSFLNRLQRFLFIACLMPMLSQGAQECTKIVISGNPDYPPITWIDSHGATPMRGVAIELLEMAFSELSIPLDAMHVGNWKRAQHSARTGKIDLLAGPYQTTERNEYLEYVEPAFMQDPVAIFFKNGHQIDIDDWSQLRAYTGARPLGHQFGEQFDSFAQQNLKFYSASSIQQLFEMLVNERVDYVIYGLNPGLAEAAKGGFSNEITYSSNFISSEPMYLPFTISSPCRQYSDFLSKKIATFIETGVVEELTTKYLKMLEKQISVSD, encoded by the coding sequence ATGGAGGCTATAGTTGCTTATTTCTCAGGACTCAACAATAGTCATGTAAAAGCCGGAATTCAGAGGCTAAACTGCAGTGAATCCGGTGACAATAACGCGTTTTTTTCCTTCTTGAATAGACTACAACGATTTCTTTTTATCGCTTGTTTGATGCCAATGCTTTCCCAGGGGGCGCAAGAGTGCACAAAAATAGTCATATCTGGCAATCCCGATTACCCGCCGATCACCTGGATCGACTCTCACGGTGCAACACCAATGCGGGGCGTAGCTATTGAGTTACTGGAAATGGCCTTTAGTGAATTATCCATCCCGCTAGACGCTATGCATGTGGGTAATTGGAAACGCGCCCAACACAGCGCCAGAACAGGTAAAATTGATTTACTAGCAGGGCCTTACCAAACAACGGAGCGCAACGAATATCTGGAATATGTGGAACCAGCATTTATGCAGGATCCCGTTGCTATATTTTTTAAAAATGGCCATCAAATAGATATCGATGATTGGTCCCAATTGAGAGCCTATACCGGAGCGCGACCATTGGGTCATCAGTTCGGTGAACAGTTTGACAGTTTTGCGCAGCAGAATCTCAAGTTTTATAGTGCTTCGAGCATACAGCAGCTATTTGAGATGCTGGTTAATGAACGAGTGGATTATGTGATCTATGGCTTGAATCCCGGACTTGCGGAAGCTGCCAAAGGCGGGTTTTCCAATGAAATTACCTATTCGTCCAATTTCATCAGTTCAGAGCCAATGTATCTGCCTTTTACCATATCTTCGCCATGTCGTCAGTATTCCGACTTCCTCAGTAAAAAAATTGCGACATTTATCGAAACGGGTGTAGTGGAAGAGCTGACCACAAAATATCTAAAAATGTTGGAAAAGCAGATTTCAGTAAGTGATTAG
- a CDS encoding DMT family transporter produces MISPNHPVSGQRKIGILLAVLGTVLFSFKSIVIKLAYQYEIDAYQVIALRMLFSAPIYLIILAFLCWRKPIPLQTLNTNKWTILASGVLGYYLASLLDLKGLELISAQLERLILYTYPGFVMLFSWLVWRTMPGKNTIFALIATWLGIFTVLGVEIQNNMLDVLWGGTLVLISAAAFGGYLILSKSGIAKLGSQQFTCFAMLVASICVGGHLSLIGDVTISGLPWPVYGHVLILALVCTVIPSLLIAAAISRIGPQQTSILGGLGPIMTALSAVYLLQEPFGLAHLLGTGLVMLGVYLVATEKKVT; encoded by the coding sequence ATGATATCCCCGAATCACCCCGTATCCGGTCAACGCAAAATCGGTATTTTGTTAGCTGTGTTAGGTACGGTACTTTTTTCCTTTAAGTCCATTGTGATTAAGCTGGCATATCAATACGAAATTGATGCCTATCAAGTCATCGCGTTAAGAATGCTTTTTTCAGCCCCGATTTATTTAATCATCCTGGCGTTTTTGTGCTGGCGGAAACCTATCCCGCTGCAAACACTGAATACTAATAAGTGGACCATTTTGGCTTCTGGGGTGCTGGGTTATTACCTGGCCAGTTTGCTGGATTTAAAGGGGCTGGAGCTGATCAGCGCCCAGCTGGAACGCTTGATTTTATACACTTATCCGGGCTTTGTGATGCTATTCAGCTGGTTGGTTTGGCGAACCATGCCTGGTAAAAACACAATATTCGCCTTAATCGCCACCTGGCTAGGTATCTTCACGGTACTGGGTGTTGAGATCCAAAACAATATGTTGGATGTTTTGTGGGGAGGCACGTTGGTACTTATCAGTGCTGCTGCTTTTGGCGGCTATTTAATTCTGAGCAAAAGCGGCATTGCCAAACTGGGCTCGCAGCAATTTACCTGTTTTGCCATGCTGGTGGCTTCAATCTGCGTAGGCGGACACCTAAGCTTGATTGGCGATGTGACAATCTCAGGGTTACCCTGGCCTGTATATGGTCATGTCTTGATATTGGCCTTGGTGTGTACAGTGATCCCGTCGCTATTGATCGCCGCTGCAATAAGCCGAATTGGTCCACAACAAACCAGTATCCTCGGTGGTTTGGGGCCCATTATGACAGCGTTATCAGCTGTGTATTTATTGCAGGAGCCTTTCGGCCTGGCGCATTTACTGGGAACCGGACTGGTGATGTTGGGAGTTTATTTGGTGGCTACTGAAAAGAAAGTGACTTGA
- a CDS encoding rhomboid family intramembrane serine protease — protein MSARYSLEQQLNFTLRLFALLTVLELLNMVTGRQLNHLALIPRELDALGGIFISPFLHGSLMHYASNIIPICLFSVLLMQYGRKTWWQASAFILLVTGLLVWLLGRNAYHLGASGMVYGYFGFLLFAGFISRSIKLVAISLLVGFFYGGLIFGVLPMSPYISWESHLFGFLVGIAAARLFVKKTTS, from the coding sequence TTGAGCGCACGTTATAGCCTCGAGCAACAGCTTAACTTTACGCTACGATTGTTTGCGTTGTTAACGGTACTGGAGCTGCTGAACATGGTTACCGGGCGACAACTCAATCACCTGGCGCTGATCCCTCGTGAGCTGGATGCGCTGGGCGGCATTTTCATCAGTCCTTTCCTGCATGGCAGCTTGATGCATTATGCCTCGAATATCATCCCGATTTGCCTGTTTAGCGTCTTGCTTATGCAATACGGCCGCAAAACCTGGTGGCAAGCCAGCGCCTTTATCCTCTTGGTCACAGGGCTGTTAGTTTGGCTATTGGGTCGTAACGCCTATCATCTTGGCGCGTCTGGAATGGTATATGGTTATTTTGGCTTTTTACTGTTTGCTGGCTTTATCAGTCGCAGCATAAAGCTTGTCGCCATATCCTTGTTGGTGGGCTTTTTTTATGGGGGATTAATTTTTGGTGTATTACCCATGAGTCCTTATATTTCATGGGAGTCGCATCTTTTCGGTTTCCTTGTGGGTATTGCGGCAGCCCGCTTATTTGTGAAGAAAACCACAAGTTAA
- a CDS encoding DUF2608 domain-containing protein, translating to MNKWSHKALILTALFTIAGCSATAETPALPFKQEKVLSYDPIVAEVNRLNAKYGVSNVLIVLDIDNTILTSSVDLGGDVWYQWQRGKLDIKPTDEQKVACLFEDSIGLLYELVPMTLTESNVVEIIKQWQTDGNTLFALTSRAPKYRAATERELYNKGINLEATALAPIGQPAPVYRETVGRELSYMKGVMMTSGMNKGDMLEYILQKTDRSFDAFVFVDDSKKNIVDLYEKYKDNKDIDANIFHYVHIEHQREETFGKIITEQQALKMDNDWKSLNETLNSLFPQRKLTEGCLSSGD from the coding sequence ATGAACAAGTGGTCACACAAAGCCCTCATTCTCACGGCACTTTTCACAATCGCGGGTTGTTCTGCAACTGCTGAAACGCCTGCTCTGCCCTTTAAGCAAGAAAAAGTATTATCCTACGACCCCATTGTCGCAGAAGTTAATCGATTGAACGCCAAATATGGCGTATCCAACGTTTTAATTGTTCTGGATATCGACAATACCATTCTCACCAGCTCGGTTGATCTAGGTGGTGATGTTTGGTACCAGTGGCAACGGGGAAAACTGGACATAAAGCCCACGGACGAGCAAAAAGTGGCTTGCCTGTTCGAAGATTCCATTGGTTTACTGTATGAGCTTGTACCCATGACCCTCACAGAGAGCAATGTGGTAGAGATCATTAAGCAATGGCAAACAGATGGCAATACTCTCTTTGCCCTAACCTCTCGCGCGCCAAAGTACAGAGCAGCTACCGAACGTGAGCTATACAACAAGGGAATTAACCTTGAAGCGACAGCGCTAGCACCAATCGGACAACCGGCCCCGGTTTACCGCGAAACGGTAGGTCGAGAACTCAGCTACATGAAAGGGGTTATGATGACTTCCGGCATGAACAAAGGCGATATGCTGGAATACATATTACAAAAAACCGATAGAAGTTTTGATGCCTTTGTATTCGTGGATGATTCCAAGAAAAATATTGTCGACCTGTATGAAAAGTACAAAGACAACAAGGATATCGACGCTAATATTTTTCACTACGTGCATATCGAGCATCAAAGGGAAGAAACCTTTGGTAAGATTATCACCGAGCAGCAAGCGCTGAAGATGGATAATGATTGGAAATCCCTTAACGAAACACTGAACAGCCTGTTTCCACAGAGAAAGCTAACTGAGGGCTGTTTGAGTTCTGGCGATTAA
- a CDS encoding VC0807 family protein, with protein sequence MKDAPNTDGTLKTKPSQPQQGGFFGNLVFNIIIPTLVLSYLSKPEYLGPAMGIVVALAFPIGYGIKDLISSGKINPFSVLGIISVSLTGGFSLMELDPKYIAIKEAAIPAIIGLAVLVSNRTQYPLVKTFILNEQLINIPLLNSALEAKNNLKAFERKVAQSSMIVAASFFLSATLNYILAKVLLVSPPGTSAYNEELGKMTALSYPVIVIPSMIVLFIALWFLFSQMKKLTGQDIETFLNDPQQSDSKP encoded by the coding sequence ATGAAAGACGCGCCAAATACAGATGGTACGTTGAAAACAAAGCCCAGTCAGCCACAACAAGGTGGTTTTTTCGGGAATCTGGTGTTTAACATCATTATTCCCACTTTGGTGCTCAGTTATCTCAGCAAGCCTGAGTACCTTGGCCCCGCAATGGGCATTGTGGTGGCACTTGCCTTCCCGATAGGCTACGGTATCAAAGACTTGATATCCTCAGGTAAAATCAACCCCTTTTCAGTACTGGGTATCATCAGTGTGTCTCTGACGGGTGGCTTCAGCCTGATGGAGTTAGATCCGAAGTATATCGCCATCAAAGAGGCGGCAATTCCCGCCATTATTGGCCTGGCAGTACTCGTAAGTAACCGCACACAGTACCCGCTGGTGAAAACCTTTATCCTCAATGAGCAGTTGATCAATATCCCTTTGTTAAACAGCGCTTTAGAAGCAAAAAACAATCTCAAAGCCTTTGAGCGCAAGGTAGCGCAAAGCTCCATGATAGTTGCGGCTTCGTTCTTTTTATCGGCTACTTTGAATTATATTCTGGCCAAGGTACTCCTGGTCAGCCCGCCGGGAACCTCAGCCTATAATGAAGAATTGGGTAAGATGACCGCATTGAGCTATCCGGTTATTGTTATCCCGAGCATGATTGTATTGTTTATCGCACTTTGGTTTTTGTTTAGTCAAATGAAGAAACTCACCGGACAAGACATCGAAACCTTTTTAAACGATCCTCAGCAGTCTGATAGCAAGCCGTAA